From Streptomyces durmitorensis, a single genomic window includes:
- a CDS encoding non-ribosomal peptide synthetase, whose amino-acid sequence MATSLNEFGRFASSHWSGSGEPGDIQFGGVSVEFQLDRELLCRVSELAEECDTTAPVVLQAAFTVLLHRLGGGDGLTVGLSVAGSPDEGAARLVWLGADTSVAQGDPGGEEPSFTALVTRLRDRAKSPMASEDVPCGLLSPLPRSAGEGLVCTLRCDGDVHGPQAAQSLAERFVQVVRQVVAQPHLRIGAVGVSLAPVSRREIETWERRYPGLAEVWPLTALQSGLLFHTLLDDASRGTYQMQFVITLRGPVAGTRMRAAGQALLDRYANLRTAFVAGADGQSVQVVVDGVELPWREVDLNEETQTKLEPGTAFEAFLAQDLRSHFDVTVPPLLRMALVKVGAERFELVLTAHHLLFDGASLPVLMQDLLHLYTADGDASVLPRVAEYRDFLAWSAGHDRDAAARVWAEELAGVEDPTLLAPVIGSGAGGDASAGIGEVKVALTAGVVRELAGRAAELDVPLDAVVQGAWALLLAALTGQQDVVFGATVPGRPKAVPGVASMAGLFVNTLPVRVRLAPTDTAADLLRGMRERHQALSGHHCGLADIHRATGTSVLFDTLVTSESYTLGNHRVDRPGGADVGFEVTGVRSSAGTHYPLTVTVNAEPHLQVTVQYQRHLFESPAVEAVTKRLTRLLQQIAADPELPVARLDLLGPAERDLLLHGHNDTAVPVEAATLPGLFEQRAAATPDAVTVECADRSLTYRELDARANRLARELIRHRVAAETVVAVSLPRSPDLVVALLAVMKAGGTYLPVDSAYPADRIAYMLEDSRTLLILADTTTADALPDLAVPVLRLDDPATAAAVARHDGTPVTDQERPGGPVSVANTAYVIYTSGSTGRPKGVAVTHRGVASLIATQQARLDLTAASRVLQFASPSFDVSVYEVCMALFTDATLVLAAQEQLAPGSPLIDTLAVRRVTHVFLPPAVLAALPPGTLPGVASLAVGGDAATPELVTGWSEGRDLVNAYGPTETTAIVTFSDPLVADDRTPPIGRPIANTQLYVLDDALRPVPTGVAGEMYVAGEALARGYLGRPGLTAERFVACPFGAPGRRMYRTGDIVTRAPDGQLVFHGRADNQVKIRGFRIELGEVQAVLGTHPGVARAVVVCLEQGGDRRLVGYAVPAPGATLPTSAELRAHVAERLPEYMVPSTVVALAEVPLNPNGKLDRRALPVPDYTGGTSGRAPRTPQEQALCALFGDILGVERVGIDDNFFDLGGHSILATQLANRMRTTLGVELPLRVVFESATVALLAAHLDAGKPSSRPVLRRAPVRPQRVPLSYAQSRLWFLDRYEGPSATYNLSYTLQLSGQLDPEALALAMRDVVVRHESLRTLFVADGQGVASQAVVEEGDVVLDVPVREVTPDAVTAAVAKEVAHRFDLSAEIPVRACVLRRGADEYVLVLVMHHIAADGASMAPLARDLATAYDARQRGEEPAWADLPVQYTDYALWQRELLGQEEDPKSLATAQLEYWRTELAGVPQPLRLPLDRPRPPAASHRGDTVEFTLEPDVHARLQELASAQGATVPMVLQSALAVLLHLMGGGDDLTIGAPIAGRTDEQLADLVGFFVNTWVLRADLSDNPSFESLVRQVRDKAVSAYDHQDVPFERLVEALNPERSTACHPLFQVMFAWQGNGRENIELRGHQAQFTPVATPTAKFDLLFSMSEGSGHEISGEIEYATDLFDPSTVEALAARLVRIVRQLAAEPGLRIGAVDVLEAGERERLLHEFNDTAADTPPSPFPGSSNGRRAPHRTPPQSCAAK is encoded by the coding sequence GTGGCTACCTCGCTGAACGAATTCGGCCGCTTCGCCTCGTCCCACTGGTCCGGCTCGGGTGAGCCGGGCGATATCCAGTTTGGCGGTGTCTCGGTGGAGTTCCAGCTCGACCGCGAACTCCTTTGCAGAGTCTCGGAGTTGGCCGAGGAGTGCGACACCACGGCGCCCGTGGTGCTGCAAGCGGCGTTCACGGTGCTGCTGCACCGCCTCGGCGGGGGCGACGGCCTCACGGTGGGACTGTCCGTGGCCGGGTCGCCCGACGAGGGTGCGGCACGGCTGGTGTGGCTCGGCGCCGACACGTCGGTGGCGCAGGGGGATCCGGGGGGCGAGGAGCCGTCGTTCACCGCGCTGGTGACGCGATTACGGGACCGGGCCAAGAGCCCGATGGCCTCTGAGGACGTCCCCTGCGGGCTGCTCAGTCCCCTCCCCCGCTCCGCCGGGGAAGGGCTGGTCTGCACGCTCCGGTGCGACGGTGACGTGCACGGGCCGCAAGCCGCGCAGTCACTCGCAGAGCGGTTCGTGCAGGTCGTTCGCCAGGTGGTGGCCCAGCCCCACCTGCGGATCGGGGCGGTCGGGGTGTCACTGGCACCGGTGAGCCGGCGCGAGATCGAAACGTGGGAGCGCCGTTATCCGGGACTCGCCGAGGTGTGGCCGCTGACGGCGCTGCAGTCGGGGCTGCTCTTCCACACGCTCCTGGACGATGCCTCGCGGGGGACCTACCAGATGCAGTTCGTCATCACACTGCGCGGGCCGGTGGCGGGGACCCGGATGCGGGCGGCAGGTCAGGCCCTGCTCGACCGGTACGCGAATCTTCGGACGGCCTTCGTGGCGGGAGCCGACGGGCAATCGGTGCAGGTCGTCGTCGACGGGGTGGAGCTTCCGTGGCGTGAAGTGGACCTGAACGAAGAGACGCAGACGAAGCTCGAGCCGGGTACGGCCTTCGAAGCCTTCCTCGCGCAGGACTTGCGGAGCCACTTCGATGTGACGGTGCCGCCGTTGCTGCGGATGGCGCTGGTGAAGGTGGGTGCCGAGCGGTTCGAGCTGGTACTGACGGCACATCATCTGCTGTTCGACGGCGCGTCGTTGCCCGTGCTGATGCAGGATCTGCTGCACCTCTATACGGCCGACGGGGACGCTTCCGTGCTGCCGCGCGTGGCCGAGTACCGGGACTTCCTGGCGTGGTCGGCGGGGCACGACCGGGATGCGGCGGCTCGTGTGTGGGCCGAGGAGCTGGCGGGGGTGGAGGACCCGACATTGCTGGCCCCCGTCATCGGATCCGGGGCGGGCGGCGACGCGTCAGCAGGGATCGGCGAGGTCAAGGTGGCCCTGACCGCAGGCGTGGTGCGTGAACTGGCCGGGCGGGCCGCCGAGTTGGATGTCCCCCTGGACGCCGTGGTGCAGGGCGCCTGGGCGCTGCTGCTCGCCGCGCTGACCGGGCAGCAGGACGTGGTGTTCGGGGCGACCGTGCCCGGACGCCCGAAGGCGGTGCCCGGCGTGGCCTCGATGGCCGGGCTGTTCGTCAACACGCTCCCGGTGCGGGTCAGGCTCGCGCCCACGGACACTGCGGCTGATCTGCTGCGCGGGATGCGGGAGCGGCATCAGGCGCTCTCCGGCCACCACTGCGGCCTGGCCGACATCCACCGGGCCACCGGCACGAGCGTCCTGTTCGACACCCTGGTGACGTCCGAGTCGTACACTTTGGGCAACCACCGTGTGGACCGCCCAGGCGGTGCCGACGTGGGCTTCGAGGTCACCGGGGTTCGTTCGTCCGCCGGCACCCACTACCCGCTGACGGTCACCGTCAACGCCGAGCCCCACCTCCAGGTGACCGTGCAGTACCAGCGTCACCTCTTCGAGAGCCCCGCCGTCGAAGCCGTCACCAAACGGCTGACCCGTCTCCTCCAACAGATCGCCGCCGACCCCGAACTGCCCGTCGCCCGCCTCGATCTGCTCGGACCCGCCGAGCGGGACCTGCTGCTGCACGGGCACAACGACACCGCCGTGCCCGTCGAGGCCGCCACCCTCCCCGGCCTCTTCGAGCAGCGTGCCGCCGCGACACCCGACGCGGTGACGGTCGAGTGCGCAGACAGGTCGCTGACGTACCGGGAACTGGACGCGCGCGCCAACCGGCTGGCGCGTGAACTGATCCGGCACCGCGTGGCGGCGGAGACCGTGGTGGCGGTATCGCTGCCGCGCTCCCCCGACCTGGTGGTCGCTCTCCTCGCCGTGATGAAGGCCGGCGGCACCTACCTGCCGGTGGACTCCGCATACCCCGCGGACCGGATCGCCTACATGCTGGAGGACTCCCGCACCCTGCTGATCCTGGCGGACACCACCACGGCGGACGCACTGCCCGACCTCGCCGTGCCGGTCCTGCGGTTGGACGACCCCGCGACCGCCGCAGCGGTGGCGCGGCACGACGGCACTCCGGTGACCGACCAGGAGCGGCCCGGTGGGCCGGTGTCCGTCGCGAACACCGCGTATGTGATCTATACGTCGGGTTCGACCGGGCGGCCGAAGGGTGTGGCCGTCACTCATCGCGGGGTGGCCAGTCTGATCGCGACGCAGCAAGCGCGCCTCGACCTGACGGCCGCGAGCCGGGTGCTGCAGTTCGCTTCGCCGAGCTTCGACGTCTCGGTCTACGAGGTGTGCATGGCGCTCTTCACGGACGCCACCCTGGTGCTCGCCGCCCAGGAGCAACTCGCCCCGGGCAGCCCGCTGATCGACACCCTCGCCGTGCGGCGGGTGACCCATGTCTTCCTGCCGCCTGCCGTCCTCGCGGCGCTGCCGCCCGGCACACTGCCGGGCGTGGCCTCCCTCGCCGTGGGCGGTGACGCGGCCACGCCCGAGCTGGTGACCGGATGGTCAGAGGGCCGGGACCTGGTCAACGCCTACGGGCCGACCGAGACCACGGCGATCGTGACCTTCAGCGATCCCCTGGTCGCCGACGACCGCACTCCGCCCATCGGCCGGCCGATCGCCAACACCCAGCTGTACGTCCTTGATGACGCGCTGCGCCCGGTGCCGACCGGAGTGGCAGGTGAGATGTATGTGGCGGGTGAGGCGCTCGCCCGCGGCTACCTCGGCCGGCCGGGCCTGACCGCCGAACGCTTCGTGGCCTGCCCCTTCGGCGCACCCGGCCGCCGGATGTACCGCACCGGCGACATCGTCACCCGGGCCCCCGACGGCCAGCTGGTCTTCCACGGGCGCGCGGACAACCAGGTCAAGATCCGCGGCTTCCGCATCGAACTCGGCGAGGTCCAAGCCGTGCTGGGCACACACCCGGGCGTGGCCCGGGCCGTGGTCGTCTGCCTCGAGCAGGGCGGCGACCGGCGCCTGGTGGGCTATGCGGTGCCCGCCCCGGGCGCCACCCTGCCGACCTCCGCCGAGCTGCGCGCCCACGTAGCCGAGCGGCTGCCCGAGTACATGGTGCCCTCGACCGTCGTGGCCCTCGCCGAGGTGCCGCTGAATCCGAACGGGAAGCTGGACCGGCGCGCCCTGCCCGTACCCGACTACACGGGCGGGACGAGCGGGCGCGCACCTCGCACACCCCAGGAGCAGGCCCTGTGCGCACTGTTCGGGGACATCCTCGGGGTCGAGCGGGTCGGGATCGACGACAACTTCTTCGACCTGGGCGGGCACTCGATCCTTGCCACGCAGCTGGCCAACCGGATGCGCACGACCCTCGGGGTGGAGCTGCCGCTTCGGGTGGTGTTCGAGTCGGCGACCGTGGCGTTGCTCGCGGCGCACCTGGATGCGGGCAAGCCGTCCTCGCGTCCGGTGCTGCGGCGGGCTCCGGTGAGGCCGCAGCGGGTGCCGTTGTCCTACGCACAGAGCCGGCTGTGGTTCCTGGACCGCTATGAGGGCCCTTCGGCAACGTACAACTTGTCCTACACGCTGCAGCTGAGCGGCCAACTTGACCCGGAAGCACTCGCGTTGGCGATGCGGGACGTGGTCGTGCGGCACGAGAGCCTGCGGACACTGTTCGTGGCGGACGGCCAGGGTGTCGCGTCGCAGGCGGTCGTGGAGGAAGGCGATGTCGTCCTCGATGTGCCCGTGCGCGAGGTGACGCCGGATGCCGTGACCGCCGCGGTGGCAAAGGAAGTCGCCCACCGATTCGATCTGTCGGCCGAGATACCCGTGCGGGCGTGTGTGCTGCGGCGCGGGGCCGATGAGTACGTACTCGTCCTTGTGATGCACCACATCGCTGCCGACGGCGCGTCGATGGCTCCACTGGCCCGCGATCTGGCCACGGCGTACGACGCGCGTCAGCGCGGAGAGGAGCCCGCATGGGCAGACCTGCCGGTGCAGTACACGGACTACGCCCTGTGGCAGCGGGAACTGCTGGGGCAAGAGGAAGATCCCAAGAGCCTCGCGACCGCCCAACTGGAGTACTGGCGCACAGAACTCGCGGGGGTGCCGCAACCACTGCGGCTTCCGCTCGACCGGCCGCGGCCACCGGCGGCAAGCCACCGGGGCGACACGGTCGAATTCACCCTGGAACCCGACGTCCACGCCCGGCTCCAGGAGTTGGCCAGCGCTCAAGGGGCCACCGTACCCATGGTGCTGCAGTCCGCGCTCGCGGTGCTGCTGCACCTGATGGGCGGGGGTGACGACCTGACGATCGGCGCACCGATCGCCGGGCGCACCGATGAGCAACTCGCCGATCTGGTGGGGTTCTTCGTCAATACGTGGGTACTGCGGGCCGACCTTTCGGACAACCCCTCGTTCGAGTCCCTGGTGCGGCAGGTGCGGGACAAGGCCGTCAGCGCGTACGACCACCAGGACGTGCCCTTCGAGCGGCTCGTCGAGGCCCTCAACCCCGAGCGCTCCACGGCCTGTCACCCGCTGTTCCAAGTCATGTTCGCCTGGCAGGGAAACGGCCGCGAGAACATCGAACTGCGCGGCCACCAGGCCCAGTTCACACCCGTCGCGACCCCAACCGCCAAGTTCGACCTCCTTTTCAGCATGTCCGAGGGATCCGGCCATGAGATCTCGGGCGAGATCGAGTACGCCACCGACCTCTTCGACCCGAGCACCGTCGAGGCGCTCGCCGCGCGGCTCGTGCGGATCGTACGGCAGCTGGCCGCCGAACCCGGGCTGCGGATCGGGGCCGTTGACGTCCTGGAGGCCGGCGAGCGCGAGCGGCTGCTGCACGAGTTCAACGACACGGCCGCCGATACGCCGCCCTCACCGTTCCCGGGCTCTTCGAACGGCAGGCGAGCGCCACACCGGACGCCCCCGCAGTCGTGTGCGGCGAAGTGA
- a CDS encoding nuclear transport factor 2 family protein, which yields MPIAAPTNTRTVVEELLRRIGEGDPERISELYAERGDWKLDWPEAEHGRTATPWIRHRSTRADAAAHYRELAECHIPEHVATEVECILIDGNEAVVLGEIRQTARPTGRAYRARFALHLTVEDGLVTRHHVYEDSLAVAQAFEAESQ from the coding sequence ATGCCTATAGCCGCACCTACAAACACGCGCACGGTGGTTGAGGAACTGCTGCGCAGGATCGGCGAGGGCGACCCCGAGCGCATCTCCGAGCTGTATGCGGAGCGGGGCGATTGGAAGCTTGACTGGCCGGAGGCCGAGCACGGCCGCACTGCCACGCCGTGGATCCGTCACCGGTCCACCCGAGCCGACGCAGCCGCCCACTATCGCGAGCTCGCCGAATGCCACATCCCGGAACACGTGGCGACCGAGGTCGAGTGCATCCTCATCGACGGAAATGAGGCGGTCGTGCTCGGCGAGATCCGCCAGACCGCCCGGCCGACCGGACGTGCCTATCGCGCGCGGTTCGCCCTGCACCTCACCGTCGAAGACGGCCTTGTCACTCGGCACCATGTCTACGAGGACAGCCTTGCTGTCGCCCAGGCGTTCGAGGCGGAGAGTCAGTAA
- a CDS encoding peptidoglycan-binding domain-containing protein: MGSTGTSVRQLQEQLGRLRLYTGPVDGYYSHDVATAVARMQQARAINEPLGVYGPGTRNAISTAAM, translated from the coding sequence GTGGGCAGCACAGGCACCTCGGTTCGGCAGTTGCAGGAGCAGTTGGGCCGACTACGTCTCTACACCGGTCCCGTGGACGGCTACTACAGCCACGACGTCGCGACCGCGGTCGCGCGCATGCAACAGGCACGCGCCATCAACGAACCCCTCGGCGTCTACGGCCCGGGCACCCGCAACGCCATCAGCACCGCGGCGATGTAA
- a CDS encoding 2OG-Fe(II) oxygenase family protein produces MVLGDQLLAACAQDLALKGALTDSCRASPMHHLGLNSYRPGHGADIANNVDYAMSPHIDHAYFTVELQDTPGLQVQDEDGTWLSVPLVPDAVFVSLPDYLQRATNGVYRRATHRVGTVRAGRISIQYKHRPDYSTVVAPLAPCTSADTPARYAPFDTGTRYAALLQSLLNRYNR; encoded by the coding sequence GTGGTGCTGGGAGACCAACTCCTCGCGGCCTGCGCCCAAGACCTCGCGCTCAAGGGTGCGCTCACCGATTCCTGTCGGGCCTCACCCATGCACCACCTGGGCCTCAACTCCTACCGGCCCGGGCACGGCGCCGACATCGCCAACAACGTCGACTACGCGATGTCCCCGCACATCGACCACGCCTACTTCACCGTCGAGCTCCAGGACACGCCGGGCCTGCAGGTGCAGGACGAGGACGGCACCTGGCTCTCGGTTCCCCTGGTCCCTGACGCGGTGTTCGTCTCCCTTCCCGACTACCTGCAGCGGGCCACGAACGGCGTCTACCGTCGGGCGACGCACCGGGTCGGCACGGTGAGAGCCGGCCGCATCTCCATCCAGTACAAACACCGCCCCGACTACAGCACCGTCGTCGCACCGCTGGCGCCGTGCACCAGCGCGGACACCCCGGCCCGCTACGCGCCGTTCGACACGGGCACCCGGTACGCAGCCCTACTCCAATCCCTCCTGAACCGGTACAACCGGTAG
- a CDS encoding alpha/beta fold hydrolase: protein MDTDIAKRSALTIDGRTLSYMDFGGTGRPLLALHGHMSEGLSYAGLAARLAPKWRVIAPDQRGHGESGRAADYSREGYLADLKALMDHLGLDRAALLGHSLGAINAYQFAARHPERVTALINAEGCAELGLDGSNPLAFVLSLPEGGAPDRETFVAQLGPFAPHFESAVRERPEGVWGLHFHPQDIYDSEDQVHGDHWADWTGSACPALLLRGAKGGVLPAEQAEQMVTRRPGTHLVELETDHFVYANDPAAFATAVRGFLDAV from the coding sequence ATGGATACCGACATCGCCAAGCGATCCGCGCTCACCATCGACGGCCGCACACTTTCCTACATGGACTTCGGCGGCACCGGCCGCCCGCTGCTGGCCCTGCACGGGCACATGTCCGAGGGCCTGTCGTACGCCGGTCTCGCCGCACGTCTCGCCCCAAAGTGGCGGGTCATAGCCCCCGATCAGCGCGGCCACGGCGAGTCCGGGCGGGCGGCCGACTACAGCCGGGAGGGCTACCTCGCCGACCTGAAGGCCCTCATGGATCACCTGGGTCTGGACCGGGCGGCGCTCCTTGGCCACTCGCTCGGCGCGATCAACGCCTACCAGTTCGCAGCCCGCCACCCCGAGCGCGTCACCGCGCTGATCAATGCCGAGGGATGCGCCGAACTCGGCCTGGACGGCAGCAATCCGCTGGCGTTCGTCCTGAGTCTGCCGGAGGGCGGCGCCCCTGACCGGGAGACGTTCGTCGCGCAACTCGGCCCGTTCGCACCGCACTTCGAGTCAGCCGTGCGTGAGCGGCCGGAGGGCGTCTGGGGCCTGCACTTCCACCCCCAGGACATCTACGACTCCGAGGACCAGGTGCACGGCGACCACTGGGCCGACTGGACCGGCTCCGCCTGTCCGGCGCTGCTGCTACGTGGCGCCAAGGGCGGCGTCCTGCCGGCGGAGCAGGCAGAGCAGATGGTCACCCGGCGCCCCGGCACCCACCTCGTCGAGCTGGAGACCGACCACTTCGTCTACGCCAACGACCCGGCCGCCTTCGCTACTGCGGTCCGCGGCTTCCTCGACGCGGTCTGA
- a CDS encoding dihydrofolate reductase family protein produces the protein MPELLVDFITSLDGHASGEGWPGFWGLEGPEYLAWLGEQPEVTYLMGANTYRLMSGFAAGEVPHGQDEFRPEEEASVDELTQASKVVFSSSLEEELKWANSTLVRDDAVEAVRAMKSSGSGLLSTIGSLSLCRSLLRAGLVDRFRVVMFPVITGATGEERIYDGYPDVALEMIGHRTFDGRIQLVEYKPRVLEHPPLDVPA, from the coding sequence ATGCCGGAGCTTCTCGTCGACTTCATCACGTCCCTCGACGGCCATGCCTCGGGAGAGGGGTGGCCCGGGTTCTGGGGCCTGGAGGGCCCGGAGTACCTTGCGTGGCTCGGTGAGCAGCCCGAGGTCACCTACCTGATGGGAGCAAACACCTACCGTCTGATGTCGGGTTTCGCCGCAGGCGAGGTCCCACATGGCCAAGACGAGTTCAGGCCCGAGGAAGAGGCGTCCGTCGACGAGCTCACGCAAGCGTCCAAGGTGGTGTTCTCCTCCTCGCTCGAGGAGGAACTGAAGTGGGCCAACTCCACGCTCGTCCGTGACGATGCCGTCGAGGCGGTCCGGGCCATGAAGTCCAGTGGCTCGGGGCTCCTCAGTACGATCGGCAGTCTTAGCCTGTGCCGGTCCCTGCTGCGAGCCGGACTCGTCGACCGCTTCCGGGTCGTGATGTTCCCGGTGATCACCGGGGCCACGGGTGAGGAACGCATCTACGACGGCTATCCGGACGTTGCCCTGGAGATGATCGGGCACCGCACCTTCGACGGCCGCATCCAGCTGGTCGAGTACAAGCCTCGCGTGCTTGAGCACCCCCCGCTCGACGTCCCCGCGTGA
- a CDS encoding transposase has protein sequence MITARKVAHPSVSGHQGRYAMRKTVNAILYQNRSGCQWDLLPHDLPPAGAVKYYFYKWRDNGTDQTIHGLLRWQLREKKQRLAAPSLSRRIEPGGTKAAVCCGRVAESCEKGVE, from the coding sequence GTGATCACAGCACGGAAGGTCGCGCATCCGTCGGTCAGCGGCCACCAGGGCAGATACGCGATGCGCAAGACCGTGAACGCGATCTTGTACCAGAACCGCAGCGGCTGCCAGTGGGACCTGCTGCCCCACGACCTGCCGCCTGCCGGGGCAGTGAAGTACTACTTCTACAAGTGGCGCGACAACGGCACCGACCAGACCATCCACGGCCTGCTGCGGTGGCAACTACGGGAGAAGAAGCAGCGATTGGCCGCCCCGAGCCTCAGTCGCCGAATCGAACCGGGCGGCACCAAAGCGGCTGTGTGCTGTGGCAGAGTCGCGGAGAGCTGTGAGAAGGGCGTCGAGTAG